The following are from one region of the Nostoc cf. commune SO-36 genome:
- the tnpC gene encoding IS66 family transposase — MEENCLAYGIEISDSDWYLTPARVKQLVERMGQHIKKSEEKLAELEAKQQELLEKINCTSKNSSSPPSLDPLHAEKKPEKKKSGKKRGGQPGHKGHSRFLYDVSECESVLDHHPKTCRCCGEILLGEDANPYRHQIVEIPPISPIIVEHRLHQLMCGECGTLTRATLPQDVYPSGYGVRVVALVTVLSGLYRHSQRMVQSAMLDIFGISMSLGTVNNLRLEASNAVESAVEEAKIYVQNSQVVGADETSFFQGNVDGCNDKKSLGWLWVAVTPLVTFFEIALSRCSDAARNLLGENFRGILNSDRYAAYNWVGLEQRQLCWAHLKREFIKISERPGVSSDIGNALVKQQEKLFELWHRVRDGTLKRCEFQLLVQPIRNTINSSLEEAANYEIGSKEKTPLAKTVRTCRQILKVEPALWLFVTVEGVEPTNNAAERAIRPAVIWRRTSFGSQTQAGSYFVQRMLTVVTTLKSQRRNVLEFLTQAVSAKRQGQPTPSLLPQVLATAEESKMLLKTHEFIQFDFSN; from the coding sequence ATGGAAGAAAACTGTCTCGCCTACGGAATTGAAATTTCCGACTCAGATTGGTACCTGACTCCAGCCAGGGTCAAACAACTGGTGGAGAGAATGGGGCAGCATATCAAGAAATCAGAAGAAAAGTTGGCGGAACTTGAGGCCAAACAGCAAGAACTATTAGAAAAAATCAATTGCACATCAAAAAATTCCTCATCTCCGCCGTCTTTAGATCCACTTCATGCCGAAAAAAAACCAGAAAAAAAGAAGAGTGGTAAAAAGCGAGGGGGGCAACCAGGGCACAAGGGTCATAGTCGGTTTTTGTACGATGTGTCCGAATGTGAAAGTGTTTTAGACCACCATCCAAAGACCTGTAGGTGTTGCGGAGAAATATTATTAGGAGAAGATGCCAACCCTTACCGCCACCAGATCGTAGAAATTCCCCCCATCAGCCCAATAATCGTAGAACATCGCCTGCACCAACTAATGTGTGGGGAATGCGGTACTTTAACTCGTGCAACATTACCACAAGATGTGTATCCAAGTGGCTATGGTGTAAGAGTAGTGGCTCTTGTAACTGTATTGAGTGGACTTTACCGCCACAGTCAAAGGATGGTGCAGAGTGCCATGCTAGATATATTTGGAATTTCGATGTCCTTGGGTACAGTCAATAACCTGAGACTTGAAGCAAGCAATGCAGTCGAAAGTGCAGTTGAAGAAGCGAAAATATACGTCCAGAACTCCCAAGTAGTTGGAGCTGATGAAACAAGCTTCTTCCAAGGAAATGTTGATGGATGCAATGACAAAAAAAGTCTTGGTTGGCTGTGGGTTGCGGTTACACCACTAGTGACGTTTTTTGAGATTGCCCTTTCCCGTTGTTCGGATGCAGCCCGTAATCTATTGGGTGAAAACTTTCGCGGGATTTTAAATTCAGATCGGTATGCAGCATACAATTGGGTGGGTTTAGAGCAACGCCAATTGTGCTGGGCACACTTGAAACGAGAATTCATCAAAATATCCGAGCGTCCCGGAGTTTCAAGCGACATCGGAAATGCTCTGGTCAAACAACAAGAAAAATTATTTGAACTGTGGCATCGAGTTAGAGACGGAACTTTGAAGCGTTGTGAGTTTCAGCTTTTAGTCCAACCAATTCGTAATACCATTAATTCCTCTCTAGAAGAAGCTGCCAATTATGAGATTGGTTCCAAGGAAAAAACACCACTAGCTAAAACTGTCCGCACTTGCCGCCAAATACTGAAAGTTGAACCTGCTTTATGGTTGTTTGTGACAGTTGAGGGTGTAGAACCAACTAATAATGCTGCTGAAAGGGCGATACGTCCTGCTGTTATATGGCGACGTACCAGTTTTGGTTCTCAAACCCAGGCTGGTAGTTATTTTGTGCAAAGGATGTTGACTGTTGTGACCACTCTTAAGTCTCAGCGTCGAAATGTCTTGGAATTTTTGACTCAAGCCGTTAGTGCTAAACGCCAAGGTCAGCCAACTCCTTCTTTACTTCCACAAGTTCTTGCCACTGCTGAAGAGTCAAAAATGCTGCTTAAAACCCACGAATTTATACAGTTTGATTTCTCAAATTGA